A DNA window from Blastocatellia bacterium contains the following coding sequences:
- a CDS encoding DinB family protein, whose translation MDQREKDRLLWNLRSLPNELEDLLKDLDEETLRWRPIPNKWSIKEIMCHLRDMEREAYLARYQRIVGEEQPWMPNIDQDRLAYERDYINQDARQALDEFRQRRTETVNLLDSVPPDAWSRSGVHEVDGPLSIEQLAVRQIKGNDMNHLVQMKDIVRLKMPW comes from the coding sequence ATGGATCAACGCGAGAAAGACCGGCTGCTGTGGAATCTGCGGTCGCTGCCCAACGAGCTTGAAGACCTGCTGAAAGACCTGGATGAAGAGACGCTGCGCTGGCGACCGATCCCGAACAAGTGGTCAATCAAGGAGATCATGTGCCACCTGCGCGATATGGAGCGCGAGGCTTACCTGGCGCGCTATCAGCGCATCGTCGGCGAAGAGCAGCCGTGGATGCCGAACATCGATCAGGACCGACTGGCCTACGAGCGCGATTACATCAATCAGGACGCGCGGCAGGCGCTCGATGAATTCCGCCAACGGCGCACAGAGACCGTCAACCTGCTCGACAGCGTGCCGCCCGACGCATGGTCGCGCAGCGGCGTCCACGAAGTAGACGGCCCCCTCAGCATCGAACAACTGGCGGTGCGGCAGATCAAAGGCAACGACATGAACCACCTCGTGCAGATGAAGGACATCGTGCGCCTGAAAATGCCCTGGTGA
- a CDS encoding acetamidase/formamidase family protein yields the protein MQNRFAAFLLILTLCPAIVSKAHAQAVQPAQSADISGLWVVTAIVMGEPRVGRFTFKVDGEKLTGTGLNDLSIVGKLNESKLEFGLWTPSGTPRATLKGTLENGKMSGTVVFNGQPGTWTAQRPAARPADAPRSHTFEPKQFHRLFSGNIEPVLKIFPGDTVHTWSVDAGGTDHQSVRRSLGGNPQTGPFYVEGALPGDTLVVHLKRVRLNRDYAISSSSIVGSALDPYYLADIKEVPNFDSKWKLDRERGVATLANPSEKLKNFSIPLRPMLGCVGVAPPRNQAFATGDLGPYGGNLDYNEVREGTTLYLTVFQTGALLFMGDAHAAQGDGELTGNALETSMEIEFAVDVIQGKSAGGPRAENDEYLMAFGIGGSLQEALQHATTGLAQWIERDYKLNSAEVAVVLGTSIRYDVAELVDPHINVVAKIRKSALAQINKESK from the coding sequence ATGCAAAACCGATTTGCAGCCTTCCTGCTGATCCTTACGCTGTGCCCGGCGATTGTTTCAAAAGCCCATGCTCAAGCAGTCCAGCCGGCGCAATCGGCTGACATCTCTGGCCTCTGGGTGGTGACAGCAATCGTGATGGGCGAGCCGCGAGTTGGTCGCTTCACCTTTAAGGTGGATGGCGAAAAGCTGACCGGCACAGGGCTTAACGACTTATCGATTGTTGGGAAGCTGAACGAATCTAAACTGGAGTTTGGATTGTGGACGCCATCGGGGACGCCACGCGCTACGCTGAAGGGGACGCTCGAAAACGGCAAGATGAGCGGCACGGTCGTCTTCAACGGCCAGCCGGGCACATGGACGGCGCAGCGTCCGGCTGCTCGTCCAGCCGATGCGCCGCGCTCTCACACCTTCGAGCCGAAGCAGTTCCACCGCCTCTTCTCCGGCAACATCGAGCCGGTCTTAAAAATCTTTCCCGGCGACACCGTTCACACCTGGAGCGTTGATGCCGGAGGCACCGATCATCAATCCGTCCGCCGCTCGCTGGGAGGCAACCCACAGACCGGGCCTTTTTATGTCGAAGGCGCATTGCCGGGCGACACGCTCGTCGTGCATCTCAAGCGGGTTCGTTTGAACAGGGATTATGCAATCAGCAGCTCGTCTATCGTCGGCAGTGCGCTTGATCCGTACTACCTCGCAGACATTAAAGAGGTGCCCAACTTCGACAGCAAGTGGAAGCTGGATCGCGAGCGCGGCGTGGCGACGCTGGCCAACCCGTCCGAGAAGCTGAAGAATTTCTCGATCCCGCTGCGGCCCATGCTCGGCTGCGTCGGCGTCGCGCCGCCGCGCAATCAGGCTTTTGCGACCGGCGACCTGGGGCCTTACGGTGGTAATCTGGATTACAACGAAGTCCGCGAAGGCACGACGCTCTACCTGACGGTCTTTCAGACTGGCGCGCTGCTGTTTATGGGCGATGCTCACGCCGCGCAGGGCGACGGCGAGTTGACCGGCAACGCGCTTGAAACCTCGATGGAGATTGAATTCGCGGTGGACGTGATCCAGGGCAAATCTGCGGGCGGGCCGCGCGCCGAAAATGACGAGTACTTGATGGCTTTCGGCATCGGTGGTTCATTGCAAGAAGCGCTACAGCACGCCACGACCGGCCTGGCGCAATGGATCGAACGTGATTACAAGTTGAACTCCGCCGAAGTGGCGGTTGTCCTGGGAACTTCGATCCGCTACGACGTAGCCGAGCTGGTTGACCCACACATCAACGTTGTCGCTAAGATCAGGAAGAGCGCCCTGGCGCAGATCAACAAAGAGAGCAAATAA
- a CDS encoding DUF58 domain-containing protein translates to MNQEKDSLLDPAFLRKLERLRIQARRAFPGTMRGERRSTRRGASVEFADFRKYEAGDDFRHVDWNIYARLERLMLRQFIEEEDVRIDILIDRSQSMRFGEPRSKLDFARRAAAALTFLGISSLDRVAVAAFDSMLRERMRALRGRGHLLNVLRFLDGLASGDENNMPASDGQTNAAQGGPATDIAGAGGRTDLSAVLRGFQRINGRAGIVFVISDFLDAGGFRTEMKLLARRGFDLNLIQVLAADELSPAVAGDLLFVDSETGETREITVNERLVGAYKAALGEYTHGLESFCRSQGIGYTLVSADASFEDLLLKNLIEARMAE, encoded by the coding sequence ATGAACCAGGAAAAAGACAGCCTGCTCGACCCCGCCTTTCTGAGAAAGCTGGAACGCTTGCGCATCCAGGCTCGCCGCGCCTTCCCTGGCACTATGCGCGGCGAGCGGCGTTCGACCCGGCGCGGCGCGTCGGTCGAATTCGCGGACTTTCGCAAGTACGAAGCCGGCGACGACTTCCGCCATGTTGACTGGAACATCTATGCGCGACTGGAGCGGCTGATGCTGCGGCAGTTCATCGAAGAAGAGGACGTGCGCATAGACATCCTCATTGACCGTAGCCAGTCCATGCGCTTCGGCGAGCCGCGCTCGAAGCTCGACTTTGCGCGGCGCGCCGCCGCGGCCTTGACCTTTCTCGGTATCAGCAGCCTTGATCGTGTCGCGGTGGCGGCGTTCGATTCCATGCTGCGAGAACGGATGCGAGCCTTGCGCGGGCGCGGTCACTTGCTCAACGTGCTGCGTTTTCTCGATGGCCTGGCAAGCGGTGATGAAAACAATATGCCGGCAAGCGACGGGCAGACGAATGCGGCACAAGGCGGACCGGCGACAGACATTGCCGGCGCGGGCGGGCGGACGGATTTGAGCGCCGTGCTGCGCGGCTTCCAACGCATCAACGGGCGGGCGGGCATCGTCTTTGTGATCTCTGATTTTCTCGACGCCGGCGGCTTCCGCACAGAGATGAAGCTGCTGGCGCGGCGCGGCTTCGATCTGAACTTGATTCAAGTGCTCGCCGCTGACGAGCTATCGCCGGCCGTCGCCGGCGACCTGCTGTTCGTTGACAGCGAGACCGGCGAGACGCGCGAGATCACCGTCAACGAGCGGCTGGTCGGCGCGTACAAGGCGGCGCTCGGCGAATATACGCATGGTCTGGAATCGTTCTGCCGCTCGCAGGGCATCGGCTACACGCTGGTCAGCGCCGACGCGTCGTTTGAAGACTTGCTGTTGAAGAACCTGATCGAAGCGCGAATGGCCGAATAA
- a CDS encoding zinc ribbon domain-containing protein: MYCPKCGAEAVEGQRFCKACGTNLQLIINVIQGGGKGPGPWQFDPEEMKRNVTDFVESWKKGFQPVHPGKPWEKIEQSRARRHSTRELRRQAREEVRRRNLPQPGQWLKYSRQHNLKEGLISLFSGGALSFAFFKIGQEVLNSGVIHEIPRITDAQIHGLETLARIFWLFMLIPLLKGFGQVIYGTFFAESMRTLSERFTIPADELRDEDRLTAPAVERHTAPQAPPNTAPPGFEQAAEPPPSVTENTTQFFEEAGVPRRRESQ, from the coding sequence ATGTACTGTCCGAAATGTGGCGCTGAAGCGGTCGAAGGCCAGCGGTTCTGCAAAGCCTGTGGCACCAACCTGCAATTAATCATCAACGTCATCCAAGGCGGCGGCAAAGGGCCAGGCCCCTGGCAATTTGACCCCGAAGAAATGAAGCGCAACGTCACGGATTTCGTTGAAAGCTGGAAGAAAGGCTTTCAGCCCGTACACCCCGGCAAGCCCTGGGAAAAGATCGAGCAGAGCCGCGCGCGCCGGCATTCGACGCGCGAGCTGCGCCGCCAAGCGCGCGAAGAAGTGCGCCGCCGCAACCTGCCGCAGCCCGGCCAGTGGTTGAAGTATTCGCGGCAGCACAACCTCAAGGAAGGGCTGATCAGTTTGTTCAGCGGCGGCGCTTTGTCGTTCGCCTTTTTCAAGATCGGCCAGGAAGTTCTCAACTCCGGCGTCATTCATGAAATCCCGCGCATTACCGACGCGCAGATTCATGGCCTCGAAACCCTGGCGCGAATCTTCTGGCTGTTCATGCTGATTCCCCTGTTGAAGGGGTTTGGGCAAGTGATCTATGGCACCTTCTTCGCCGAATCGATGCGAACGCTCAGCGAACGCTTCACCATCCCTGCCGACGAGCTGAGGGATGAGGATCGCCTCACCGCGCCCGCTGTCGAGCGCCACACCGCGCCGCAAGCACCGCCGAACACCGCGCCGCCCGGCTTCGAGCAGGCCGCCGAGCCGCCGCCGAGCGTCACCGAAAACACGACGCAGTTTTTTGAAGAGGCCGGCGTGCCGCGCCGCCGCGAAAGCCAGTAA
- a CDS encoding Dabb family protein: MRRVLTLTVLAALSLGSVLVMSVAADKKERVRHIVVFKFKPGSSEAQIKQVTEAFRQLKDKIPGILAFEHGVNNSPEKKNLGFTHVYLLTFKDAAARDAYLPHPEHKKFGELLGRLGVFEDVFVVDFAPEN; the protein is encoded by the coding sequence ATGAGAAGAGTCCTTACGTTGACCGTGCTGGCCGCACTGTCATTGGGGAGCGTGTTGGTTATGAGTGTTGCAGCCGACAAAAAAGAGAGGGTTCGCCACATCGTCGTCTTCAAGTTTAAGCCCGGCAGCAGCGAGGCGCAGATCAAGCAGGTGACCGAGGCTTTCCGGCAATTGAAAGACAAGATTCCCGGCATCCTCGCTTTCGAGCATGGCGTCAACAACAGCCCGGAGAAAAAGAATCTCGGCTTCACGCATGTCTACCTGCTGACTTTCAAAGACGCCGCGGCGCGCGACGCCTACTTGCCGCACCCCGAGCATAAGAAGTTCGGCGAGTTGCTGGGGCGGCTCGGCGTTTTTGAAGACGTTTTCGTCGTTGATTTCGCGCCCGAGAATTGA
- a CDS encoding MoxR family ATPase, with amino-acid sequence MDSSQTLGDIKKKVEGYVGKFNALKAEIARVIVGQQEIVEGALLALMAGGHVLLEGVPGLGKTLLVRTIAETMGLHFARVQFTPDLMPADIVGTNLVIEGEAGEKMFQFQPGPVFTNLLLADEINRATPKTQSALLEAMQERQVTVGGQTYPLESIFFVLATQNPLEMEGTYPLPEAQLDRFVYKLLMDYPSRGDLIEVLRRTTVEDVPHAQEVITPEELIEMRRLVREVIIAPHVEEMAADILLATHPTSDSATDIVRRYVRYGASPRGAQAMVLTAKARALLAGRYNVSTGDVIAVARPSLRHRIIRNFEGEADGISTDAILDEVLNEVAATRTATRPREAEPSRA; translated from the coding sequence ATGGATTCATCACAGACGCTCGGTGACATTAAGAAGAAGGTCGAAGGCTACGTCGGCAAGTTCAACGCGCTGAAGGCAGAGATCGCCCGCGTCATCGTCGGCCAGCAAGAGATCGTCGAAGGCGCGCTGCTGGCGCTGATGGCCGGCGGCCACGTCTTGCTGGAAGGCGTGCCGGGGCTGGGCAAGACTCTGCTCGTGCGCACGATTGCCGAAACGATGGGGCTGCACTTTGCGCGCGTGCAGTTCACGCCCGACCTGATGCCCGCCGACATCGTCGGCACCAATCTGGTCATCGAAGGCGAAGCCGGCGAGAAGATGTTTCAGTTTCAGCCCGGCCCGGTCTTCACCAACCTGCTGCTCGCAGACGAGATCAACCGCGCCACACCGAAGACGCAATCCGCGCTGCTTGAAGCCATGCAGGAACGGCAGGTGACGGTTGGCGGTCAGACCTACCCGTTGGAATCGATCTTCTTCGTGCTGGCGACGCAGAACCCGCTTGAGATGGAAGGCACCTACCCGCTGCCCGAAGCGCAACTGGATCGCTTCGTTTACAAGCTGCTCATGGACTACCCGTCACGCGGGGATTTGATTGAAGTGCTGCGCCGCACGACGGTTGAAGACGTGCCGCACGCCCAGGAAGTCATCACCCCCGAAGAGCTGATCGAGATGCGGCGGCTGGTGCGCGAAGTCATCATCGCGCCGCACGTCGAAGAGATGGCGGCGGACATTCTGCTGGCGACGCATCCGACCAGCGACAGCGCGACCGACATCGTACGCCGCTACGTTCGTTATGGCGCCAGCCCGCGCGGCGCGCAGGCGATGGTCTTGACGGCAAAAGCGCGCGCCTTGCTGGCGGGCCGTTATAACGTTTCGACCGGCGACGTGATCGCCGTCGCCCGCCCGTCGCTCAGGCACCGCATCATTCGCAACTTTGAAGGCGAAGCCGATGGCATCAGCACCGACGCGATACTTGACGAGGTGCTGAACGAGGTTGCCGCCACACGCACGGCGACGCGGCCGCGCGAGGCCGAGCCGTCGCGCGCCTGA
- a CDS encoding YwbE family protein codes for MSGQNRKEIRPGLTVEVVLKADQRTGKRTRGVVKDILTKSPHHPHGIKVRLESGEVGRVQEIVE; via the coding sequence ATGAGCGGTCAGAACCGGAAAGAGATACGGCCAGGGCTTACAGTCGAGGTCGTCTTGAAAGCCGATCAGCGCACCGGCAAGCGGACGCGCGGCGTCGTCAAAGACATCCTCACCAAATCGCCGCATCATCCGCACGGCATCAAAGTCCGCCTGGAGAGCGGCGAGGTCGGCAGAGTTCAGGAGATCGTCGAATAA